The window TCGAACAGACGCTTTCAGATTCCGGCGAAACAAATGAGACACACTGGTGGTCATCCCGCAGTGAGGGCAGTTGAATCCGGAAACCTGTCGAAAGACACATTCCGGCAATCCGAGTTGTTGATGAGTACCAAAGCCGCGAGGATCCGGTTCCAGATCCGCAGCCACATATACCGCCGACACCAGACAGACCATCCAGCAAAGAAGCCAGATTCGTTCGGGAACCGGCAGTTTGACTAAAGGATCAGCAGGAGCAGTTGGTTTGTGAGGTGGAGGGTTATCAGTGTCCAAAGAAATCCACAAGCCCCATCAGAGTGGCAGGAGTCGCGTGAAGGACGGTCTTCAGCCGATTCCGCCGATCTCACTTTTCAATCCGGAAATGCACAGCAGATATTGCCGGATGCGATCAAACCCTGCCAATCCGGTTGACTGAACGGTATAAATCGCCGAAGTTAGTCTCAACTCATCTGCCCCACCAAACACCCCACCACAGATCTTGTTTCT is drawn from Planctomycetaceae bacterium and contains these coding sequences:
- a CDS encoding DUF2752 domain-containing protein: MSAVYVAADLEPDPRGFGTHQQLGLPECVFRQVSGFNCPHCGMTTSVSHLFRRNLKASVRANPMGLVIIPLMGVFVVAMFLSSVTGIRLKILQFENVLRVVVIFLLVSILIWSLRTLHG